A genomic window from Lotus japonicus ecotype B-129 chromosome 1, LjGifu_v1.2 includes:
- the LOC130728242 gene encoding multiple C2 domain and transmembrane region protein 5-like has translation MNSLKLCVEVVGAHDLVPKDGQGSSSTFVELHFDGQKFRTTTKEKDLSPVWNESFYFNITDPTKLPTLPLDACIYHYNKSTSSKLVLGKVRLTGTSFVPYSDAVVLHYPLERKGLFSRTKGELGLKVFVIDDPSIRASNPLPAMESFMSTHQNLTHDYETPTPASFTNSIPKSKSRKINESRHLFHDIPKSKNGQKEEQFSPSAKPSVTFGIHEMKSEKPKAFTGVASAMDYAVKETSPFLGGGRVVGGRVIRGGNIPASTYDLVEPMQYLFVRVVKARDLPSKDLTGSLDPYVEIKVGNFKGITNHFEKNQNPEWNKVFAFARENIQSTILQVVVKDKDTIQDDLVGYVKFDLHEVQRRVPPDSPLAPEWYRIEDKHGEKIKNGELMLAVWYGTQADEAFPDAWHSDAIILPNGTTSSAAHNYSQIRSKVYHSPRLWYLRVKVIEAQDLIPSEKSRVLDAYVKVQLGNQILKTKPVQSRAMNPQWDQELLFVAAEPFEEPLIISVEDRVGNNKDETVGNLVIPLSTVEKRADDRSVHSRWYHLDKSMSSAMEGEQGKRKEKDKDKFFSRIHVNVFLDGGYHVLDESTYYSSDLRPTSKQLWKKSIGVLELGILNADVLPTKTRDGRGISDTFCVAKYGQKWVRTRTIVGNLNPKFNEQYTWEVHDPATVLTLGVFDDAHLNVNGSNGSSSKDSKIGKVRIRISTLETGRVYTNTYPLLSLQTSAGVKKMGEVHLAIRFSCTSRVNMMRLYFKPHLPKMHYSKPLNIIEQEKVRVQAMNIVVARLSRTEPPLRREVVEFMSDTDSHLWSMRRSKANINRLKTVFSGVISVGMWLGEISTWKNPVTTVLVHILFAMLVCFPQLILPTVFLYMFIIGMWKWRFRSRSPPHMDIKLSGADATNGDELDEEFDTFPTTKSSDVVRWRYDRLRSLAGRVQSVVGDIATQGERIHALVNWRDPRATTIFMAFCLVAAMVLYVVPSQVVFLAGGFYLMRHPKLRGKTPSAPLCFYRRLPALTDSML, from the coding sequence ATGAACAGTCTCAAGCTATGTGTAGAAGTTGTGGGAGCTCATGACCTTGTACCAAAAGATGGACAAGGCTCATCTAGCACATTTGTGGAACTCCACTTTGATGGTCAAAAATTCAGgacaacaacaaaagaaaaagatctAAGTCCTGTTTGGAATGAGAGCTTCTACTTCAACATCACTGATCCAACCAAGTTACCAACCCTCCCTCTTGATGCCTGCATCTACCACTACAACAAAAGCACTAGCTCTAAACTCGTCCTCGGCAAGGTTCGCCTCACTGGAACCTCATTCGTCCCGTATTCCGATGCTGTTGTTCTGCACTACCCTCTGGAGAGGAAAGGCCTATTTTCGCGCACGAAAGGAGAGCTTGGTTTGAAGGTGTTTGTCATTGATGACCCTTCTATAAGAGCCTCAAACCCTCTTCCTGCAATGGAATCATTTATGAGCACACATCAAAATCTAACACACGATTACGAAACGCCAACACCAGCATCATTTACAAATTCAATCCCCAAAAGCAAGTCTAGAAAGATCAATGAGTCGAGGCACCTATTTCATGATATTCCTAAATCAAAAAATGGACAAAAAGAAGAGCAATTTTCACCTTCAGCCAAGCCAAGTGTAACATTTGGGATTCATGAGATGAAATCTGAAAAGCCTAAAGCATTTACAGGTGTAGCATCTGCAATGGATTATGCAGTTAAAGAGACAAGCCCTTTTCTTGGAGGAGGGAGAGTTGTTGGTGGAAGGGTTATTCGTGGTGGGAACATACCAGCCAGCACCTATGATCTTGTAGAACCAATGCAGTACCTTTTTGTGAGAGTTGTGAAAGCTCGCGATCTTCCATCAAAGGATTTAACTGGTAGCCTTGACCCTTATGTGGAAATCAAGGTAGGAAACTTCAAAGGAATCACCAACCACTTTGAGAAAAACCAGAACCCTGAATGGAACAAGGTGTTTGCCTTTGCCAGGGAGAATATCCAATCAACCATTCTTCAAGTTGTGGTAAAAGACAAGGACACAATACAAGATGATCTTGTTGGATATGTGAAATTTGATCTCCATGAAGTACAGAGGCGCGTTCCGCCGGATAGTCCTTTGGCTCCTGAGTGGTACAGGATTGAGGATAAACATGGGGAGAAGATAAAAAATGGGGAATTAATGCTTGCTGTCTGGTATGGCACACAAGCTGATGAGGCTTTCCCAGATGCTTGGCATTCTGATGCTATTATCTTGCCGAATGGAACAACAAGCTCTGCAGCTCACAATTATTCTCAGATTCGGTCTAAAGTTTACCATTCGCCGAGGTTATGGTATCTTCGAGTGAAAGTGATTGAAGCACAAGACTTGATTCCATCTGAGAAATCTAGAGTCCTTGATGCATATGTTAAGGTGCAGCTCGGTAACCAGATTTTGAAGACAAAACCGGTTCAATCACGGGCCATGAACCCACAGTGGGATCAGGAGCTGTTGTTTGTGGCTGCTGAGCCCTTTGAAGAGCCTCTGATCATTTCAGTTGAAGACCGTGTCGGGAACAACAAGGATGAAACCGTTGGCAACCTTGTGATTCCTCTCAGCACGGTTGAGAAGCGCGCTGATGATAGATCTGTGCATAGCAGGTGGTATCACCTTGACAAGTCCATGTCATCTGCTATGGAAGGGGAACAAGGAAAAAGGAAAGAGAAGGACAAGGATAAATTCTTCAGCAGGATCCATGTCAATGTGTTCCTTGATGGAGGGTACCATGTACTAGATGAGTCTACTTATTACAGCAGTGATCTCAGGCCTACTTCTAAGCAGCTCTGGAAGAAATCAATTGGTGTGTTAGAGCTTGGAATTTTGAATGCTGATGTGTTACCAACAAAAACAAGAGATGGAAGAGGCATATCAGATACATTCTGTGTTGCAAAATATGGCCAGAAATGGGTGAGAACTAGAACCATTGTTGGCAATTTGAACCCGAAATTCAATGAGCAGTACACTTGGGAGGTTCATGATCCAGCCACAGTTCTCACATTGGGGGTGTTTGATGATGCACACCTCAATGTCAATGGCTCAAATGGTAGCAGTAGCAAAGATTCAAAGATTGGCAAGGTTAGGATAAGGATCTCAACATTGGAAACTGGCAGGGTTTACACAAACACTTATCCATTATTGTCACTGCAAACTTCAGCTGGTGTGAAGAAGATGGGTGAGGTTCACTTAGCCATACGTTTCTCGTGCACCTCGCGGGTCAACATGATGCGATTGTATTTCAAGCCCCATTTGCCAAAGATGCACTATTCAAAGCCGCTTAACATTATTGAACAAGAAAAGGTGAGGGTTCAGGCTATGAACATTGTGGTGGCCAGATTAAGCAGGACAGAACCTCCTCTGAGAAGGGAAGTGGTGGAGTTCATGTCTGACACAGACTCTCATTTATGGAGCATGAGGCGAAGCAAGGCGAACATAAACCGTTTGAAGACGGTGTTTTCAGGGGTGATTTCAGTGGGGATGTGGCTAGGTGAAATCTCCACATGGAAGAATCCAGTGACAACAGTGCTGGTTCACATTCTCTTTGCAATGCTTGTGTGCTTCCCACAACTCATTCTACCGACCGTGTTTCTCTACATGTTTATAATAGGGATGTGGAAATGGAGGTTCAGATCAAGATCCCCTCCCCACATGGACATTAAACTCTCTGGTGCAGATGCAACAAATGGTGATGAGCTTGATGAGGAATTTGACACGTTTCCAACCACAAAGAGTTCTGATGTGGTTCGTTGGAGGTATGATCGGTTGAGGAGTTTGGCCGGGAGGGTTCAGAGTGTTGTTGGGGACATAGCTACCCAAGGAGAAAGGATCCATGCACTTGTGAACTGGAGGGATCCTCGTGCCACCACCATATTCATGGCATTTTGTTTAGTTGCTGCTATGGTGTTGTATGTGGTGCCTTCTCAGGTGGTGTTTCTTGCAGGTGGATTTTACCTGATGAGGCACCCGAAGCTTCGGGGAAAGACACCATCAGCACCACTCTGCTTCTACCGCAGGCTGCCTGCTCTAACAGATAGCATGTTGTAG